The following are encoded together in the Trachemys scripta elegans isolate TJP31775 chromosome 7, CAS_Tse_1.0, whole genome shotgun sequence genome:
- the SLC35G1 gene encoding solute carrier family 35 member G1 produces MVRHLGSGGAAAPPVGGLEPAPPRSEEEDAAGAGQHRQCQAGAQEPGGGGCSCCSASSRPCCRLPWARKTPGTKKKFTCPGLGLFYTILSAFLFSVASLFLKKIEDVHSVEISAFRCVFQMTFVLPGLIYYKTGFLGPKGKRVFLFFRGFLGSGAMILLYYAFQVMPLADATVITFSSPVFTSLLAWIFLKEKYSLWDLLFTLFTITGVVLIARPPFLFGSSITGIEGSYTNHLKGTIAAVISAVSTASTFVILRKMGKSVNYFLSIWYYAVIGLIECIVALFVIDEWTLPYCGTDRFLLILIGLLGLGGQIFLTKALQIEKAGPVAIMKTMDVVFAFILQILFLNHLPTWWTVGGALCVVASSSGTAIRKWQQNSKKTKENEI; encoded by the exons ATGGTGCGGCACCTGGGTAGCGGcggcgctgctgctccccccgtGGGAGGACTGGAGCCGGCGCCGCCGCGGAGCGAGGAGGAGGATGCGGCGGGCGCGGGACAGCACCGCCAGTGCCAGGCGGGCGCCCAGGAGCCCGGAGGCGGCGGCTGTAGCTGCTGCTCAGCCTCATCCCGGCCGTGCTGCAGGCTCCCGTGGGCACGGAAGACGCCCG GAACAAAGAAGAAATTCACCTGCCCAGGACTTGGCCTGTTTTATACCATATTGTCTGCCTTCCTTTTCTCAGTGGcttctttatttcttaaaaaaattgAAGATGTACATTCAGTGGAAATCAGTGCATTTCGATGTGTTTTCCAAATGACATTTGTTCTTCCTGGTTTAATATACTACAA aaCAGGTTTTTTGGGACCAAAAGGTAAAcgagtttttcttttctttcgaGGATTCCTTGGCTCTGGTGCAATGATTCTTCTCTACTATGCTTTCCAAGTAATGCCTCTAGCTGATGCCACTGTTATAACTTTCAGCAGTCCAGTTTTTACATCATTGTTAGCCTGGATATTTCTCAAGGAGAAATACAGCCTTTGGGATCTTCTTTTCACTCTCTTTACAATCACTGGAGTGGTGCTTATTGCAAGACCTCCTTTTCTATTTGGATCCAGTATTACAGGGATTGAAGGAAGCTATACAAATCATCTTAAAGGAACAATAGCTGCTGTTATAAGTGCAGTATCAACAGCTTCAACTTTTGTTATATTAAGAAAGATGGGAAAATCTGTGAATTATTTTTTGTCTATTTGGTATTATGCAGTAATTGGATTAATTGAATGCATTGTAGCACTGTTTGTAATAGATGAATGGACTTTACCATATTGTGGTACAGATAGATTTCTCCTAATATTAATTGGACTGTTAGGGTTGGGTGGTCAGATATTTCTCACAAAAGCATTACAGATAGAGAAGGCTGGTCCTGTTGCCATAATGAAAACAATGGATGTGGTGTTCGCTTTTATCTTACAGATTCTTTTTCTCAATCATCTGCCAACTTGGTGGACGGTGGGTGGTGCCCTTTGTGTAGTAGCCAGTAGCTCTGGAACTGCCATTCGTAAGTGGCAACAAAATTCAAAAAAGACTAAAGAAAATGAAATCTAG